The following coding sequences are from one Rathayibacter sp. SW19 window:
- a CDS encoding VOC family protein, whose product MFDSTRAFSGFSVTDIAEAKRFYGEVLGLETSEANGMLQLTLGSGAVVLAYPKPNHEPASYTMMNLPVDDIEAAVDELASRGVTFQRYPQMAAETDERGIFHGGGPLIAWFTDPAGNILSVLEDPLPSSET is encoded by the coding sequence ATGTTTGATTCAACACGAGCGTTCAGCGGATTTTCTGTCACCGATATCGCAGAAGCCAAACGCTTCTACGGTGAGGTCCTCGGCCTGGAGACGAGCGAAGCGAACGGCATGCTTCAGCTCACCCTCGGTTCGGGAGCCGTGGTTTTGGCCTACCCGAAGCCGAACCACGAACCGGCGAGCTACACCATGATGAATCTTCCGGTCGACGACATCGAGGCCGCCGTGGACGAGCTTGCATCCCGCGGTGTGACATTCCAGCGATACCCGCAGATGGCAGCGGAAACGGATGAGCGTGGTATCTTCCACGGCGGCGGGCCGCTTATTGCGTGGTTCACCGATCCGGCGGGCAACATCTTGTCTGTGCTCGAGGATCCGCTCCCCAGTTCGGAGACGTAA
- a CDS encoding M23 family metallopeptidase: MMHFNAEPINIPKRRGSYRRIGGAFALAIALGVMGIAAAPESASAEDATPTATATSSDPAPAALAAAPAPADTSAPTPTPATTPTETPTPTESPTPTETPTPTETPTPTETPTPTETPTATPTPQPTTTPTAQPTGTPPPTGNPAPSSSAPSAPQATTPAADTSQATDSIDSVATQQSTAASAQLYAALATATGALTAAQSRLSDATHAYTETQSRYDHARTVAEAADQHAAAAKARAAASAGELILAVRGPSGQAPGGVAGGLLFDSTGGNLLQKLSAMDQLGRSNLSPAQLSQQAKHDASAARSAQTQAVKAKTALAAIPLAEARATMAAAQADVDAAQAALSDAQAELAAAASSLNLPSFDSSGLLSGATWVDPVRGPITDGFGPRPSRPLGTALFHPGDDIGAACLTWIVAASAGTVVATGPYSGYGNWVVIDHGQGVQTVYGHIADGGTAVTVGQHVTAGQPIARVGSTGLSTGCHLHLEVRVNGQQIDPMLFFAARGVTVGS, from the coding sequence ATGATGCATTTCAACGCAGAACCGATCAACATCCCGAAGCGGCGCGGCTCTTACCGCCGCATCGGAGGGGCATTCGCGCTCGCAATCGCCCTCGGCGTGATGGGGATCGCGGCAGCTCCCGAATCCGCGTCCGCTGAAGACGCAACGCCGACTGCAACGGCAACATCTTCAGACCCGGCCCCAGCCGCACTGGCTGCGGCCCCGGCACCGGCAGACACCTCCGCGCCGACACCCACGCCTGCGACGACTCCGACCGAAACACCGACCCCCACCGAATCGCCGACTCCAACCGAAACACCGACCCCCACGGAAACGCCAACCCCGACCGAAACGCCGACTCCGACCGAAACGCCGACAGCCACCCCGACACCACAGCCCACGACCACGCCGACGGCGCAGCCGACCGGCACTCCCCCGCCCACCGGCAATCCCGCGCCCAGCTCCAGCGCGCCGTCGGCGCCACAGGCGACCACGCCGGCAGCCGATACATCGCAGGCGACCGACTCGATCGATTCCGTGGCCACCCAGCAGTCGACGGCAGCCAGCGCTCAACTGTACGCAGCACTGGCAACGGCTACGGGCGCGCTGACAGCGGCACAGTCCCGACTAAGTGATGCCACTCATGCGTACACAGAGACGCAGTCGCGTTACGACCACGCGCGCACTGTTGCCGAAGCCGCAGATCAGCACGCGGCGGCCGCGAAGGCGAGGGCGGCGGCATCCGCAGGTGAATTGATATTGGCGGTGCGCGGCCCAAGCGGTCAAGCTCCCGGCGGCGTCGCCGGCGGCCTCTTGTTCGACTCGACAGGCGGCAACCTGCTGCAGAAGCTGAGCGCAATGGATCAACTCGGGCGCAGCAACCTGAGCCCGGCCCAGCTGTCCCAACAAGCAAAACACGACGCATCCGCCGCCCGAAGCGCTCAAACTCAGGCAGTGAAGGCGAAGACAGCGCTCGCCGCGATTCCCCTCGCCGAAGCTCGCGCAACGATGGCTGCCGCTCAGGCGGATGTCGATGCGGCCCAGGCAGCCCTCTCCGACGCGCAGGCAGAACTCGCGGCCGCCGCATCGAGCCTCAACCTGCCGAGTTTCGACAGCAGCGGCCTGTTGAGCGGAGCGACCTGGGTCGATCCGGTGCGAGGTCCGATCACCGATGGCTTCGGGCCGCGACCGTCACGGCCGCTTGGCACGGCGCTGTTCCACCCCGGTGACGACATCGGAGCCGCATGTCTGACCTGGATCGTGGCGGCATCCGCCGGAACGGTCGTGGCAACGGGGCCGTACAGCGGTTACGGCAACTGGGTCGTCATCGACCACGGCCAAGGCGTGCAAACGGTGTACGGCCACATCGCAGACGGCGGTACCGCCGTAACTGTCGGGCAGCACGTTACGGCGGGCCAGCCGATTGCACGCGTCGGCAGCACCGGCTTGTCGACAGGATGCCACTTGCATCTCGAAGTTCGAGTCAACGGGCAGCAGATCGACCCGATGCTCTTCTTTGCCGCGCGCGGCGTGACTGTCGGCAGTTGA
- the argG gene encoding argininosuccinate synthase, producing the protein MSKVLSRLPVGERVGIAFSGGLDTSCAVAWMREKGAIPCTYTADIGQYDEPDIGAVPGRASEYGAELARLVDAKSALVEEGIVALQCGAFHIRSGGKTYFNTTPLGRAVTGTLLVRAMKDDGVDIWGDGSTYKGNDIERFYRYGLMANPRLRIYKPWLDAEFVGELGGRTEMSEWLVARGFPYRDAAEKAYSTDANIWGATHEAKRLEELSSGIEIVEPIMGVAAWRDDVEVATEVVSVRYEAGRPVAINGVEFDDLIALVLEANAIGGRHGLGMSDQIENRIIEAKSRGIYEAPGMALLHITYERLLNAIHNEDTIANYHAEGRRLGRLMYEGRWFDPQSLMLRESIQRWVGSAVTGEVTLRLRRGDDYTILDTTGPALSYHPGKLSMERVGDAAFGPDDRIGQLTMRNLDIADSRARLEQYAAAGLIGGATAELVGRVEPGAAGEIMERVSGDAATEALELATDIASEGAAFDSGTD; encoded by the coding sequence ATGTCCAAGGTTCTGAGCAGACTCCCGGTTGGCGAGCGCGTCGGTATTGCATTCTCCGGGGGGCTCGACACCTCGTGCGCGGTCGCCTGGATGCGAGAAAAAGGTGCGATTCCGTGCACCTACACGGCGGACATCGGCCAGTACGACGAGCCGGACATCGGCGCGGTGCCCGGTCGGGCATCCGAATACGGGGCGGAGCTCGCCCGGTTGGTCGATGCGAAGAGCGCGCTTGTCGAAGAGGGCATCGTCGCACTCCAATGCGGGGCGTTCCACATCCGGTCAGGTGGCAAGACCTACTTCAACACGACGCCTCTCGGGCGCGCCGTGACGGGCACCCTGCTGGTGCGCGCCATGAAGGACGACGGGGTCGATATCTGGGGCGACGGCTCGACCTACAAGGGCAATGACATCGAGCGGTTCTACCGTTACGGCCTCATGGCCAACCCTCGCCTGCGCATCTACAAGCCGTGGCTCGACGCCGAGTTCGTCGGGGAGCTGGGCGGACGCACCGAGATGAGCGAGTGGCTCGTCGCCCGTGGCTTTCCCTATCGTGACGCCGCGGAGAAGGCTTACAGCACCGACGCGAACATCTGGGGCGCCACTCACGAGGCGAAGCGGCTCGAGGAACTCAGTTCTGGCATCGAGATCGTCGAGCCGATCATGGGCGTTGCGGCATGGCGCGACGACGTCGAGGTCGCCACCGAGGTGGTTTCTGTGCGATACGAGGCAGGCCGCCCCGTTGCCATCAACGGCGTCGAATTCGACGACTTGATCGCCCTCGTGCTCGAGGCGAACGCGATCGGCGGGCGGCACGGGCTCGGCATGTCAGACCAGATCGAGAACCGCATCATTGAGGCGAAGAGCCGCGGCATCTATGAGGCGCCCGGCATGGCGCTGCTGCACATTACGTACGAACGCCTGCTCAACGCCATTCACAATGAAGACACGATCGCGAACTATCACGCGGAGGGCCGGCGACTCGGGCGTTTGATGTACGAGGGGCGCTGGTTCGATCCGCAGTCGCTGATGCTGCGCGAATCCATTCAACGCTGGGTCGGTTCCGCGGTCACCGGCGAGGTGACCTTGCGCCTGCGTCGCGGTGACGACTATACGATTCTCGACACGACGGGACCTGCCTTGAGCTACCACCCGGGCAAACTGTCGATGGAGCGTGTCGGCGACGCGGCTTTCGGCCCAGACGACCGGATCGGGCAGCTCACGATGCGCAATCTTGACATTGCAGACTCGAGGGCACGGCTCGAGCAGTATGCGGCGGCCGGCCTGATCGGCGGGGCCACGGCGGAACTCGTTGGACGCGTCGAGCCGGGAGCCGCTGGCGAAATCATGGAACGCGTCAGTGGCGATGCTGCGACCGAGGCGCTCGAGCTCGCGACCGATATCGCGTCAGAGGGCGCCGCTTTCGACTCCGGTACGGACTGA
- a CDS encoding nucleoside hydrolase yields the protein MTDPVVARPLYFDCDTGIDDALALAYLLASPEVDVVGIGSVSGNVSAEAAARNTLDLLALAGRSDIRVAVGAHDPIDGLFGGGAPQVHGTNGLGGVRLPRSAHEPIAGDAAQFVIDLAHTHPGELDVLAVGPLTNLAIALKRDPSLVGLVRTVVVMGGAALVAGNATAVAEANIWHDAEAARLVFEAEWDVVVVPLDATMGHVLREEHREALAASGAPFLQSIAASLDAYFEYYVSVFGVRCAAMHDPLAAAIAVGTVVPVRAPSVRVIVDDSAGPGRGQTICDLRMLRVSPQGVPGVRTRVILSAEPDLASHLVERLSHHLWPQMEDTGE from the coding sequence ATGACCGATCCCGTCGTTGCGCGACCGCTGTATTTCGACTGTGACACAGGAATCGACGACGCGCTCGCGCTCGCGTACCTGCTGGCGTCGCCCGAGGTTGACGTTGTCGGAATCGGGTCGGTCAGCGGCAATGTGAGCGCGGAAGCCGCTGCACGCAACACGCTGGATCTGCTCGCCTTGGCCGGCCGATCTGACATCCGGGTTGCCGTCGGTGCACACGATCCGATCGACGGACTGTTCGGCGGCGGTGCCCCGCAGGTGCACGGGACAAACGGGCTGGGCGGGGTCAGGCTGCCGCGGTCCGCGCACGAGCCGATCGCCGGTGACGCAGCACAGTTTGTGATCGACCTCGCCCACACGCACCCGGGCGAGCTGGACGTACTGGCGGTCGGACCTCTCACCAATCTGGCGATCGCACTCAAGCGTGATCCATCACTCGTCGGCTTGGTTCGAACCGTCGTCGTGATGGGCGGCGCGGCACTCGTCGCAGGCAACGCGACCGCCGTCGCTGAGGCCAATATCTGGCACGATGCAGAAGCCGCACGGCTGGTCTTCGAGGCGGAGTGGGATGTCGTCGTGGTTCCACTTGATGCGACAATGGGTCACGTCTTGCGCGAAGAGCATCGGGAAGCCCTTGCCGCCTCCGGAGCGCCGTTCCTGCAGTCGATTGCGGCGAGTCTCGACGCCTATTTCGAGTACTACGTGTCGGTGTTCGGTGTACGCTGCGCGGCCATGCACGATCCCCTCGCTGCGGCCATCGCAGTTGGAACAGTGGTGCCTGTGCGCGCGCCGTCCGTCCGCGTGATCGTCGACGACTCGGCTGGGCCTGGCCGCGGCCAAACGATCTGTGATCTGCGGATGCTGCGGGTCAGCCCGCAGGGCGTGCCTGGGGTGCGCACCCGCGTCATCCTCTCTGCGGAACCCGATCTGGCATCGCACCTCGTCGAACGGTTGAGTCACCATCTTTGGCCGCAGATGGAGGACACCGGTGAGTGA
- a CDS encoding ABC transporter ATP-binding protein, with amino-acid sequence MSDEAGLRDASAQVAASILNVDGLDVAYGPRTVVHGVSFDILAGEIFGLLGPNGAGKTSTLSAIEGLVPAKSGRVMLGGVDTLRHPLEATARLGVQLQSSSFQAELTIAQIARLYGGLYGVRLSREQISDGMRAIGLDQEMGKRFKQLSGGQQQRLALYIAVIHDPLLLMLDEPTAGLDPQSRRQLWTRMEQLRDSGSSILLTTHSMEEAQAVCNRVAIIDRGRLLTLGTPAQLIDKHKDDPQVRKVAHGAVTLEDVFIGLTGSEIRD; translated from the coding sequence GTGAGTGATGAGGCCGGGCTGCGCGACGCGAGCGCGCAGGTGGCTGCAAGCATCCTGAATGTCGACGGATTGGACGTCGCCTACGGCCCTCGAACGGTGGTGCACGGCGTCAGTTTCGACATTCTCGCGGGGGAGATCTTCGGTCTGCTCGGCCCGAACGGGGCAGGCAAGACCAGCACGCTGAGTGCGATCGAAGGTCTCGTGCCTGCGAAATCCGGACGTGTGATGCTCGGCGGCGTCGACACGTTACGGCATCCACTTGAGGCGACGGCGCGACTGGGCGTGCAACTTCAGTCGTCGAGCTTTCAGGCCGAGTTGACGATCGCGCAGATCGCCCGGCTTTACGGGGGGCTCTACGGGGTGCGTCTTTCGCGAGAGCAGATTTCCGATGGAATGCGCGCGATCGGACTCGATCAAGAAATGGGAAAGAGGTTCAAGCAGCTTTCCGGTGGGCAGCAGCAGCGTCTCGCCCTGTATATCGCCGTCATCCACGACCCACTATTATTGATGCTCGACGAGCCGACCGCCGGGCTGGACCCGCAGTCGCGCCGCCAATTGTGGACGCGCATGGAGCAGCTGCGAGATTCCGGAAGCAGCATTCTGCTCACGACGCACTCGATGGAAGAGGCGCAGGCTGTGTGTAACCGGGTTGCGATCATCGACCGCGGCCGATTGCTGACTCTCGGTACACCGGCGCAATTGATAGACAAGCACAAAGACGATCCGCAGGTAAGGAAGGTCGCACACGGAGCTGTCACCCTGGAGGACGTGTTCATCGGGCTGACGGGGAGTGAGATTCGTGACTGA